Proteins encoded by one window of Nitrospirota bacterium:
- a CDS encoding TldD/PmbA family protein, with the protein MIKIPDELLLKIIRKALSNGGDYADIFIEHERPLSIQLEDDKIEKVVSGIDSGAGVRVLYGGKSAYAYTNDLSEDSLLNIAGAVSSAVKERGEKDRVVDLRRSRPLVDFRIKYNPRDVQIEKKISLVENANRTAKGISPKIKQVSVIYRDSIQNVCIATSDGTIAEDERIYTLALVQVIASDGDVLQTGYEPVGGLTGFELFEENPFDEIAVKAAEKAVKMLSARKASGGRMPVVISAEAGGTMIHEAVGHGLEADLAQQGLSVYTNKIGQQIASPLVTIVDDSTLPKKRGSFRFDDEGTVSQRTVLVENGVLKSYMHDRLTAMREGTGSTGNGRRQSYKDRPIPRMTNTFIERGNGSPDEIIGSVDKGFFVKKMGGGQVNTVTGEFVFEVSEGYLIEKGQVGEPVRGATLIGNGPEILKSIDMVGNDLGFAIGTCGKDAQGVPVSDAMPTVRIPEIVVGGEA; encoded by the coding sequence CGGTGATTACGCGGACATATTTATCGAGCATGAAAGGCCGCTGTCGATACAGCTTGAAGACGACAAGATAGAGAAAGTTGTCTCAGGAATCGACTCAGGAGCCGGTGTCAGAGTTTTATACGGCGGCAAGTCTGCTTATGCTTACACTAATGATCTGTCCGAGGACTCATTGTTAAACATTGCCGGGGCTGTCAGCAGCGCGGTCAAGGAACGCGGTGAAAAGGACAGAGTTGTTGATCTGAGAAGGTCCAGGCCTTTGGTTGATTTCAGAATAAAATACAATCCCCGCGATGTTCAGATAGAGAAGAAGATATCGCTTGTGGAAAATGCAAACAGGACCGCAAAGGGCATCAGCCCGAAGATAAAGCAGGTATCCGTAATCTACAGGGACTCCATTCAAAATGTTTGCATTGCAACTTCAGACGGGACCATTGCGGAGGATGAGCGTATTTATACGCTTGCGCTTGTTCAGGTGATCGCTTCAGACGGTGACGTCTTGCAGACAGGTTATGAACCTGTGGGCGGGCTTACGGGTTTTGAACTGTTTGAAGAAAATCCATTCGACGAGATAGCAGTTAAGGCTGCTGAGAAGGCGGTAAAGATGTTGAGCGCAAGAAAGGCTAGCGGCGGGAGGATGCCCGTAGTAATCTCTGCAGAGGCAGGGGGCACTATGATACATGAGGCTGTTGGACATGGGTTGGAAGCAGATCTTGCGCAACAGGGGTTGTCTGTTTACACAAACAAGATCGGGCAGCAGATCGCATCGCCCTTGGTTACGATTGTTGACGATTCAACGCTGCCTAAAAAGAGAGGCTCATTCAGATTTGATGATGAAGGGACTGTTTCTCAGAGGACGGTCTTAGTAGAGAACGGGGTCCTCAAAAGTTATATGCATGACAGGTTGACGGCGATGAGGGAAGGCACAGGGTCGACAGGAAACGGAAGGCGGCAGTCTTATAAAGACAGGCCGATACCGAGGATGACCAATACATTTATTGAACGTGGGAATGGGTCCCCTGATGAAATAATAGGATCGGTCGATAAAGGTTTCTTCGTGAAAAAGATGGGGGGAGGGCAGGTCAATACGGTTACGGGGGAATTTGTTTTTGAGGTGTCCGAGGGATATCTGATTGAAAAGGGTCAAGTGGGAGAGCCTGTGCGCGGCGCTACACTCATTGGAAACGGCCCCGAAATTCTTAAATCAATAGATATGGTAGGGAATGATTTGGGTTTTGCAATAGGAACATGCGGTAAAGATGCCCAGGGTGTGCCGGTTTCTGACGCGATGCCGACCGTAAGGATACCGGAGATCGTGGTCGGAGGGGAAGCCTGA